The sequence below is a genomic window from Desulfobulbus oligotrophicus.
AGATGGCTCACATCGAAAAAATGGCAAACATTGGACGTCTTGCGGCCGGTATTGCCCACGAGATCAACAATCCGCTCCAGCTTATTCAGATGCAGGCAGGATGGATCGATGAGCTGCTTCAGGAAGAGAAAAAAGAGAATATCGAAAATTACGATGAATATATGGGGGCAGTGGCCAAAATCCGGAAGCATGTCAACCGGGCCGGGACAATCACCCATCGGCTGCTTGGTTTTTCCCGAAAAATAAGCGCGGAATATGATGTTCAGATCAATGAGTTAATCAAAGAAACAGTATCTTTTCTTGAGAACGAAGCACGCAGTAATAACATTGCTCTCAACCTGCGGCTACAGGAGGACCTTCCTACCATCAGAACCGAAGGCTCACAGGTGCAACAGATTCTTCTGAACCTGATTGAAAACTCTTTAGACGCGGTTGGTGAAAACGGTCAGATCGATATTGTTACCGAAACCAGAGGCAATGAGGTGTTCATCCTGATCATTGACAACGGACCAGGCTTGAAACCTGAGGTGCTGGATCGAATCTGGGAACCTTTTTTCACAACCAAAGAACCTGGTAAAGGAACCGGGCTCGGGCTTTCTATCTGCAGTGATATCGCTCACAAGTTAGGTGGAACGATTGTCGCTGAAAATCGGGCTCAGGGCGGAGCACGTTTCACCCTGACACTGCCAAGAAGAAATTAACGCAGCAGCCGGCCCCGCACTTTTACAGGCGTTTCTTTGCTTATGATCAGCAGCTGGAAAAGTGAGCCCGTACAGACCATTGCCCCTGTGGCGTCCTCATCACCAGGCTTTACTCCCTAAGATCGAACGGATTTTGGCTTCGGTCTCCTTCTCAACCAGCATGATCTTCCGTGCATGTGCTTTTTTAATTTTCTCTGTCAACTCCTGGATGTCAGCCGGCTTTTCAAGAAAATCGGCTGCCCCCAACCTCATAGCCTGAACACTCTTTTCCACTGTACCGTGGCCCGTCAGAAGAATAACCTGAAGATCCGGATCAATTGCCTGCAGCCTTTTCAGAGCCTCCATGCCGTCCATCTCCGGCATTTGCAAATCAAGGATAATGGCATCAAAACCACCTTCTGCGGCGAGATGCAGACCATTTTCAGCTGATGTGGCAGTGGTAACATCAATATCTCGATTTTTCATCCGCTCAGACATAACCTCGAGAAAATCTTGTTCATCATCGATTAGCAGTACTTTCTCTGACATGGTCTTCTCCTTTAAGTGGTTAAACAGTGGCACTGTTATCAAGACAACCAGTTCCCGGCATATACTTATAAGCATGAAACAAGGGCAAGCCTTGTTCAAAAACAAAAAGCATGAACCTTCCTGATGTTGCAGGCTGTCCAGCCTCAACGGAACAGGAAGAATCCATGCTTCTGGTTGACTCGTTATTTCGATTATAAAAAATTTACC
It includes:
- a CDS encoding response regulator; this translates as MSEKVLLIDDEQDFLEVMSERMKNRDIDVTTATSAENGLHLAAEGGFDAIILDLQMPEMDGMEALKRLQAIDPDLQVILLTGHGTVEKSVQAMRLGAADFLEKPADIQELTEKIKKAHARKIMLVEKETEAKIRSILGSKAW